In Oscillospiraceae bacterium, the following are encoded in one genomic region:
- the flgB gene encoding flagellar basal body rod protein FlgB — translation MSAAADNVNIALLQKSLDLVWYKQQATQNNIANHDTPGYKRKSVEFEDLLKSVLDSKTGSEEELVSEIYKIMPGISEDKSTSAKEDGNNVDLEQENIELAKEQLQYEYLANSLTSQINRLKYVINEGKR, via the coding sequence ATGAGCGCAGCTGCAGATAACGTAAATATTGCTCTGCTACAGAAGAGTCTGGATTTAGTGTGGTACAAACAACAAGCTACGCAAAATAATATAGCAAACCACGATACCCCTGGATATAAAAGGAAATCGGTAGAATTTGAGGATTTGTTGAAATCTGTTCTTGATTCGAAAACGGGAAGCGAAGAAGAGCTTGTCTCTGAAATATATAAAATAATGCCCGGTATTTCCGAAGACAAATCGACATCAGCGAAGGAAGACGGAAACAATGTCGATCTGGAACAGGAAAATATCGAGCTTGCTAAAGAGCAGCTTCAATATGAATATCTTGCGAACTCACTGACCTCTCAGATAAACAGGCTTAAATATGTAATAAATGAAGGGAAGAGATAA